The following are from one region of the Coffea eugenioides isolate CCC68of chromosome 2, Ceug_1.0, whole genome shotgun sequence genome:
- the LOC113759488 gene encoding putative late blight resistance protein homolog R1A-10, which produces MQLTVLDLLGVPKLDLGRSDRNEQSTSEAEQYSDENSPEIVSIHGKLGLGKTPLARKVLNDPQVEYHFFTRIFVSVSKDYNKKEVLLSILSAFIKDIRDRNMSVQELVAEVRKTLKYKYLIVMDDVWDTKAWEDLKDAFPDYNKGSRVLITTRQESMAKRAATKTDPYLLRFMTIEEAEELLRTKVFNENECPEKLQPAESRILKKCGGLPLAIVVTAGILRNDPENEKWWESVAQKSLSMDELDSDSQKQLVDDLIRRSYDNLRHVYKSCFLYLGVFPEDLEIQVSKLFQLWIAEGFIPQIERESMEETAERCLRELVDRNLVMVRQRTLSGRIKTCLVHDTLRDFCKRTAKAENLFQECDTGTVSSSSRRLFCINSQFSNYISSLLPAQNVRSFLSFGQEETTLNQDLCPNVFKQFNLLRVLDILSIKLPGPRFPVQLPNLVLLKFIAICCELKILPRKMSSLLNLQTLVVRTTSPTLAIEADIWAMTKLRHLHTNTSTTLPKCPDQSPGGENLQTLSTVSPESLTKEVFKRAKNLKKLGIRGKLHDLVEGHGESSLFDSLCELDSLENLKLYGDDVNSKLLALPQAHKFPPRLTRLSLHNTSLDWNYMSILGNLRNLDVLTLKDYAFKGDYWKTKRGGFPSLKVSSLELQI; this is translated from the coding sequence ATGCAGCTGACAGTACTGGATCTTCTTGGCGTACCAAAACTAGACCTAGGCAGGTCCGACAGAAACGAGCAGAGCACATCGGAGGCAGAGCAATATAGTGACGAAAACTCACCTGAAATAGTGTCGATTCATGGAAAGCTTGGACTCGGGAAGACGCCGCTTGCAAGAAAGGTGCTGAATGACCCTCAAGTCGAATATCATTTTTTCACTCGCATATTTGTCAGTGTTTCGAAAGATTACAACAAGAAAGAAGTGCTTCTTAGTATACTAAGTGCCTTCATCAAGGACATTAGGGATCGTAACATGTCGGTGCAAGAATTAGTTGCGGAGGTCCGAAAGACACTGAAGTACAAGTATTTGATTGTCATGGACGATGTTTGGGATACAAAAGCATGGGAAGATCTCAAGGATGCTTTTCCAGATTATAACAAGGGCAGTAGGGTGTTGATAACTACTCGACAAGAGTCTATGGCCAAGCGTGCTGCAACAAAGACTGATCCCTACCTGTTGCGATTTATGACTATAGAAGAAGCTGAAGAATTACTAAGGACGAAGGTTTTCAATGAAAATGAATGTCCAGAGAAGCTGCAACCTGCTGAATCAAGAATTCTGAAAAAATGTGGCGGGCTACCATTAGCAATAGTGGTAACAGCAGGTATTCTGAGGAATGATCCAGAAAACGAGAAGTGGTGGGAGAGCGTGGCTCAAAAATCACTTAGCATGGATGAGTTAGACAGTGACAGCCAGAAACAATTAGTGGATGATTTAATAAGACGGAGTTATGATAACTTGCGTCATGTATACAAGTCATGTTTTCTCTACCTTGGTGTCTTCCCTGAAGACTTGGAGATCCAAGTTTCAAAATTGTTCCAGTTGTGGATAGCGGAAGGCTTCATTCCCCAGATTGAGAGAGAGAGCATGGAGGAAACAGCTGAGAGATGTTTGCGGGAATTGGTTGACAGGAACTTAGTGATGGTGAGGCAGAGAACCTTAAGTGGTCGGATTAAGACGTGTTTAGTCCATGATACGCTGCGTGACTTCTGCAAAAGGACAGCCAAAGCTGAAAATCTTTTCCAAGAATGTGACACGGGGACGGTTTCATCTTCCAGCCGTCGCCTTTTCTGCATTAACTCTCAATTCTCGAACTACATTTCCAGTCTACTGCCTGCTCAGAATGTCCGTTCATTCTTGAGCTTTGGCCAGGAAGAAACTACACTGAACCAAGATCTCTGCCCAAATGTATTTAAGCAGTTCAATCTACTCCGAGTGTTGGATATTCTGTCCATCAAGCTCCCTGGACCTCGTTTTCCAGTCCAACTGCCTAACCTTGTTCTCCTAAAGTTCATTGCCATCTGTTGTGAGCTCAAGATCCTTCCCAGAAAAATGTCTAGCCTGCTTAACTTGCAAACTCTTGTAGTTCGCACCACATCCCCTACCCTTGCAATAGAAGCAGACATTTGGGCAATGACAAAGCTAAGGCATCTACATACTAATACCTCCACAACCTTGCCTAAATGTCCAGATCAATCTCCTGGCGGTGAAAACCTACAAACTCTATCTACCGTTTCACCTGAAAGTCTTACAAAAGAAGTGTTTAAAAGGGCTAAAAACCTTAAGAAGCTTGGCATACGTGGGAAGTTGCACGATCTTGTGGAGGGCCATGGCGAGTCTAGTTTGTTTGACAGTCTTTGCGAACTGGACTCGCTTGAAAATTTGAAGCTATATGGTGATGATGTAAACTCCAAGCTACTTGCCCTTCCTCAGGCACACAAATTCCCGCCAAGGCTGACAAGGCTGAGTCTGCATAATACAAGTCTAGATTGGAATTACATGTCTATACTGGGGAACCTTAGGAATCTTGACGTGCTCACGTTGAAGGACTATGCTTTTAAGGGAGATTATTGGAAGACTAAGCGAGGGGGTTTTCCTTCTCTGAAAGTTTCTTCATTGGAGCTACAGATTTAA